A window of the Bacteroides thetaiotaomicron VPI-5482 genome harbors these coding sequences:
- a CDS encoding nitroreductase family protein: MDFLQLVLSRQSDRAYDKGRPVEAEKLERILEAARLSPSACNAQPWKFVVVTDHELALKVGRAAAGLGMNKFAKDAPVHILIVEESANITSLLGGKVKDKHFPLIDIGIAAAHITLAAESEGLGSCILGWFDEKEIKQLTGIPASKRLLLDIAIGYPVKEKRKKMRKTKEKVISYNRY, encoded by the coding sequence ATGGATTTTCTGCAATTAGTGTTGTCTCGCCAAAGTGACCGGGCATATGATAAAGGTCGTCCGGTAGAAGCGGAGAAGCTGGAACGGATTCTGGAAGCTGCCCGTCTGTCTCCTTCTGCCTGCAATGCGCAGCCGTGGAAGTTTGTGGTAGTGACAGATCATGAGCTGGCTTTAAAAGTAGGTAGGGCAGCAGCTGGACTAGGGATGAATAAGTTTGCTAAAGATGCCCCTGTGCATATTCTGATAGTGGAAGAGTCTGCCAATATTACATCCCTGCTTGGGGGTAAAGTAAAGGATAAGCATTTCCCGTTGATTGATATTGGTATTGCTGCCGCTCATATTACATTAGCTGCCGAAAGTGAAGGACTGGGGTCTTGTATTTTGGGGTGGTTTGATGAAAAAGAGATAAAGCAATTGACTGGGATTCCTGCTTCTAAACGCTTGCTGTTGGATATCGCTATCGGGTATCCGGTGAAAGAAAAACGAAAGAAGATGAGGAAGACGAAAGAAAAGGTCATTTCTTATAATCGGTATTAA
- a CDS encoding trypsin-like peptidase domain-containing protein — MKQTTKNILGVGAIILLSSGVAGLTTYKLLQSNEAAKETSFNEMFKQNPNVKLAAFDAVNAQPVDLTQAAENSLHAVVHIRSTQESKTKTIQQAPDIFDFFFGDGRGQQRQVQTQPRVGFGSGVIISKDGYIVTNNHVIEGADEISVKLNDNREFKGRVIGTDPSTDLALVKIEGDDLPTIPVGDSDALKVGEWVLAVGNPFNLNSTVTAGIVSAKARSLGVYNGGIESFIQTDAAINQGNSGGALVNAKGELVGINSVLSSPTGAYAGYGFAIPTSIMTKVIADLKQYGTVQRALLGIRGGSIGSSLMDDRQPIDKSGTTLADKAKALGVVEGVWVSEIVEGGSAAGADIKVDDVIIGLDNKKVSNMADLQEALAKHRPGDKVKVKLMRDKKEKTVEVTLKNEQGTTKIVKDAGMDILGAAFKELPDDLKKQLNLGYGLQVTGVSSGKMSDAGVRKGFIILKANDQPMRKVSDLEEAMKAAVKSPNQVLFLTGVFPSGKRGYFAVDLTQE, encoded by the coding sequence ATGAAACAGACAACAAAGAACATTCTGGGAGTAGGAGCAATTATTCTTCTGAGCTCAGGAGTTGCAGGATTGACAACTTACAAATTGTTGCAATCTAACGAAGCTGCCAAGGAAACATCTTTTAATGAGATGTTCAAGCAGAATCCCAATGTCAAATTGGCTGCTTTTGATGCGGTAAACGCTCAGCCGGTTGATTTGACACAGGCTGCTGAGAACTCCCTTCATGCTGTTGTACATATAAGATCTACGCAAGAATCCAAAACTAAAACGATTCAGCAGGCACCGGATATTTTCGATTTCTTCTTCGGTGACGGACGTGGACAACAGCGTCAGGTACAAACCCAGCCTCGCGTAGGTTTTGGCTCGGGAGTGATTATCTCTAAAGACGGTTATATCGTAACCAACAACCACGTGATTGAAGGTGCAGATGAAATCAGTGTGAAGCTGAATGATAATCGTGAGTTTAAAGGACGTGTAATCGGTACTGACCCGAGCACTGACCTTGCATTAGTGAAAATAGAAGGAGATGATCTGCCGACTATTCCGGTAGGTGACTCTGATGCACTGAAAGTAGGCGAGTGGGTATTGGCAGTAGGTAACCCGTTCAATCTTAACTCTACTGTAACTGCCGGTATCGTCAGCGCAAAGGCCCGTTCATTGGGTGTATATAATGGTGGTATAGAATCTTTTATCCAGACAGACGCTGCCATTAACCAGGGAAATAGTGGTGGTGCACTGGTCAATGCTAAGGGAGAACTGGTAGGTATCAACTCTGTACTTTCTTCTCCGACCGGAGCTTATGCCGGATATGGATTTGCTATTCCGACCAGCATTATGACGAAGGTTATTGCTGACCTGAAACAATATGGAACTGTGCAGCGTGCTTTGCTTGGTATCCGTGGAGGATCTATTGGCAGCAGCTTGATGGATGACAGACAACCGATTGATAAGTCCGGTACTACTTTGGCAGATAAAGCTAAGGCACTGGGTGTAGTAGAAGGAGTCTGGGTTTCTGAAATTGTTGAAGGTGGCTCGGCTGCAGGTGCTGATATCAAAGTCGATGACGTAATTATCGGTCTGGATAATAAGAAGGTTTCAAATATGGCCGACTTGCAGGAAGCTCTTGCTAAACATCGTCCTGGTGATAAGGTGAAAGTAAAACTGATGCGTGATAAGAAGGAAAAGACTGTTGAAGTAACGTTGAAGAACGAACAAGGCACAACGAAGATTGTAAAAGACGCAGGTATGGACATCCTGGGTGCTGCATTCAAAGAATTGCCGGATGACTTGAAGAAACAGTTGAACCTCGGTTATGGTCTGCAAGTGACAGGTGTTTCTTCCGGTAAGATGTCAGATGCAGGAGTCCGCAAAGGCTTCATCATCCTGAAAGCTAATGACCAGCCGATGCGCAAAGTCAGTGATCTGGAAGAAGCAATGAAAGCTGCTGTTAAGTCTCCGAATCAGGTATTGTTCCTGACAGGTGTATTCCCATCCGGTAAACGCGGATACTTTGCAGTTGATCTGACTCAGGAATAA
- a CDS encoding C40 family peptidase, whose amino-acid sequence MKKNILFFYCLLVVAVVSLKAQEIRPMPADSAYGVVHISVCNMRDEGKFTSGMSTQALLGMPVKVLQYTGWYEIQTPDDYTGWVHRMVITPMSKEKYDEWNRAEKIVVTSHYGFTYEKPDDDSQTVSDVVAGNRLKWEGSKGHFYKVSYPDGRQAYISRHISQPESKWRASLKQDAESIIKTAYTMIGIPYLWAGTSSKGVDCSGLVRTVLFMHDIIIPRDASQQAYVGERIEIAPDFSNVQRGDLVFFGRKATADRKEGISHVGIYLGNKRFIHALGDVHISSFDPEDECYDEFNTGRLLFATRFLPYINKEKGMNTTDHNLYYLHH is encoded by the coding sequence ATGAAGAAAAATATCCTTTTTTTCTATTGCTTGCTGGTAGTAGCAGTAGTTAGTCTGAAAGCTCAGGAAATACGCCCCATGCCTGCTGATTCAGCTTATGGGGTAGTACACATTTCTGTTTGTAATATGCGTGATGAAGGTAAGTTTACTTCCGGAATGAGCACGCAGGCACTGCTTGGGATGCCGGTCAAGGTATTGCAATACACCGGCTGGTACGAGATTCAGACTCCGGATGACTATACGGGATGGGTGCATCGGATGGTGATTACGCCGATGTCGAAAGAGAAATATGATGAATGGAACCGTGCAGAGAAGATTGTGGTGACTTCCCACTACGGATTTACGTATGAAAAACCGGATGACGACTCGCAGACCGTATCGGATGTTGTTGCTGGCAATCGCCTGAAGTGGGAGGGAAGTAAAGGGCATTTTTACAAGGTGTCTTATCCGGATGGCCGCCAGGCTTATATCTCCAGACATATTTCACAACCAGAGAGTAAATGGAGAGCTTCGTTGAAACAAGATGCTGAAAGTATTATTAAAACTGCTTATACAATGATCGGAATTCCCTATCTGTGGGCAGGGACTTCTTCGAAAGGAGTTGATTGCAGCGGGCTGGTCCGGACCGTACTCTTTATGCATGATATTATCATCCCAAGAGATGCGTCACAACAGGCTTATGTAGGCGAACGTATTGAGATAGCCCCTGATTTCTCCAACGTGCAACGCGGAGACCTCGTCTTCTTCGGTCGTAAAGCTACAGCCGACCGTAAAGAAGGCATCTCACACGTCGGCATCTACCTGGGTAATAAACGCTTCATCCATGCCTTGGGAGACGTACATATCAGCAGCTTTGATCCCGAAGACGAGTGCTACGATGAGTTCAACACCGGTCGTCTGCTTTTTGCCACTCGCTTCCTGCCCTATATAAATAAGGAGAAAGGTATGAATACCACCGACCATAACCTCTATTATCTACATCACTAA
- a CDS encoding sigma-70 family RNA polymerase sigma factor, producing MRQLKITKSITNRESASLDKYLQEIGREDLITVEEEVELAQRIRKGDRVALEKLTRANLRFVVSVAKQYQNQGLSLPDLINEGNLGLIKAAEKFDETRGFKFISYAVWWIRQSILQALAEQSRIVRLPLNQVGSLNKISKAFSKFEQENERRPSPEELADELEIPVDKISDTLKVSGRHISVDAPFVEGEDNSLLDVLVNDDSPMADRSLVNESLAREIDRALSTLTDREKEIIQMFFGIGQQEMTLEEIGDKFGLTRERVRQIKEKAIRRLRQSNRSKLLKSYLG from the coding sequence ATGAGACAACTAAAGATTACCAAAAGTATCACTAACAGAGAGAGCGCTTCTCTTGACAAGTATTTGCAGGAAATCGGTCGTGAGGACCTGATTACAGTCGAGGAAGAAGTGGAACTCGCTCAGCGCATTCGTAAGGGTGACCGTGTAGCATTGGAAAAATTGACACGTGCCAATCTTCGTTTCGTCGTATCTGTGGCTAAGCAGTACCAGAACCAGGGTTTGAGTTTGCCTGACTTGATTAATGAAGGCAATTTAGGACTGATCAAAGCCGCCGAAAAGTTTGATGAAACACGTGGATTCAAGTTTATCAGCTACGCTGTATGGTGGATTCGTCAGTCTATTCTGCAAGCATTGGCAGAGCAGTCGCGTATTGTTCGTCTCCCGTTGAATCAGGTAGGTTCGCTGAATAAGATCAGCAAAGCCTTCTCAAAGTTCGAACAGGAAAACGAACGGCGTCCGTCTCCCGAAGAGTTGGCAGATGAGCTGGAAATTCCGGTTGACAAGATCTCTGATACGCTGAAGGTATCCGGCCGTCATATTTCGGTGGATGCACCTTTTGTGGAAGGAGAAGACAACAGCCTGCTGGATGTGTTGGTTAATGACGATTCGCCTATGGCGGACCGCTCTCTGGTTAATGAGTCTCTTGCGAGGGAAATTGATAGAGCTCTTTCTACGTTAACCGATAGAGAAAAAGAAATCATTCAGATGTTTTTCGGTATCGGACAACAAGAAATGACATTGGAAGAAATCGGCGATAAGTTTGGTCTCACACGTGAGCGCGTTCGTCAGATTAAAGAAAAAGCAATTAGAAGACTAAGACAAAGTAATCGTAGTAAATTGCTCAAATCCTACTTGGGATAA
- a CDS encoding murein L,D-transpeptidase catalytic domain-containing protein, with amino-acid sequence MKKSVLILFTLVGIGIGFVAYGRCTGTAGELAVGTVASHAVPSPSSKEQRLQEKALAAKAYCIENGFNTNYCFLIDFSIPSGKKRFFVWDFKGDSIKYSSLCAHGYGKESTLKKPVYSNVEGSYCSSLGKYKVGIRSYSKWGINVHYKLHGLEPTNSNAFKRYIVLHSYTPVPASEISPMYLPLGISQGCPVICDEVMRKVDALLKVEKKSVLLWIYE; translated from the coding sequence ATGAAGAAGTCTGTTCTGATATTATTCACTCTTGTGGGGATTGGTATTGGCTTTGTCGCTTACGGGCGATGTACTGGGACCGCTGGTGAGCTTGCAGTTGGGACTGTTGCATCTCATGCCGTTCCTTCGCCCTCCAGCAAAGAACAGCGTCTGCAAGAGAAAGCTCTTGCAGCGAAAGCCTACTGTATAGAGAATGGATTTAATACGAATTATTGTTTTCTGATAGATTTCAGTATTCCTTCCGGTAAAAAACGTTTCTTTGTCTGGGACTTCAAAGGTGACTCCATCAAATATTCAAGTCTGTGTGCTCATGGATATGGCAAGGAGAGCACGTTGAAAAAGCCGGTATATAGTAATGTGGAAGGGAGTTATTGTTCTTCTTTGGGAAAGTATAAGGTCGGAATTCGCTCATATAGCAAATGGGGAATTAATGTGCATTATAAATTGCATGGGCTGGAACCGACAAATAGCAATGCTTTCAAACGATATATCGTACTGCATTCTTATACTCCGGTGCCGGCTTCGGAGATATCCCCCATGTATCTTCCATTAGGCATTAGCCAGGGGTGTCCTGTGATTTGTGACGAGGTGATGCGTAAAGTGGATGCTCTGCTAAAAGTCGAAAAGAAGTCCGTGTTATTATGGATATATGAATAG
- a CDS encoding YihY/virulence factor BrkB family protein, with translation MKKKITDIWKFITYDIWRITEDEVTRTKFSLYNIIKTVYLCINRFTKDRMANKASALTYSTLLAIVPILAILFAVARGFGFDNLMEHQFRSGFGGNTETTEAILSFVNSYLSQTKGGIFIGVGLVMLLWTVINLVSNIEITFNRIWEVKKARSMYRKITDYFSMFLLMPILIVVSGGLSLFVSTVLKQMDDFVLLAPVMKFSIRLIPFVLTWLMFTGLYIFMPNTKVKFKHALIAGILAGSAYQAFQFLYINSQLWVSKYNAIYGSFAALPLFLLWLQISWTICLFGAELTYAGQNIRSFSFDQDTRNISRRYRDFISILIMSLIAKRFEKNEPPYTAMEISEEHQIPIRLTNQVLYQLQEIDLIHEVVTDQKSEDIGYQPSMDINQLNVAILLDRLDTYGSENFKIDKDEEFNDEWKVLTESREEYYKKASKVLLKDL, from the coding sequence ATGAAGAAGAAAATCACCGATATATGGAAATTCATCACGTATGACATCTGGCGCATCACGGAAGATGAAGTGACTAGAACGAAGTTCTCGCTCTACAATATTATTAAAACCGTCTATCTCTGCATCAATCGATTTACCAAAGACCGGATGGCTAATAAGGCCTCAGCACTGACATATAGCACACTGCTTGCTATTGTACCTATACTTGCTATCCTTTTTGCCGTAGCCCGCGGATTCGGATTTGATAATCTGATGGAGCATCAGTTCCGCAGCGGCTTCGGAGGAAACACCGAAACGACAGAAGCTATTCTTTCGTTTGTCAACTCCTACCTGTCTCAAACCAAAGGCGGCATTTTCATTGGAGTAGGTCTGGTGATGTTGTTATGGACCGTTATTAATCTGGTGAGTAACATTGAAATCACCTTCAACCGTATTTGGGAAGTCAAGAAAGCACGCTCCATGTACCGCAAGATAACAGACTACTTCTCGATGTTTCTGCTCATGCCGATTCTGATTGTCGTTTCGGGAGGACTTTCTTTATTTGTAAGTACTGTACTCAAGCAGATGGACGATTTCGTTTTACTGGCTCCTGTCATGAAATTCTCAATACGCCTGATCCCATTTGTCTTAACCTGGCTAATGTTCACCGGACTCTACATTTTCATGCCCAACACGAAAGTGAAATTCAAACATGCACTGATTGCAGGCATTTTGGCAGGCTCCGCTTATCAGGCTTTCCAGTTCTTGTATATCAACAGCCAGTTATGGGTATCGAAATACAATGCTATTTACGGTAGCTTTGCCGCCCTCCCCTTGTTTCTGCTATGGCTGCAAATCTCGTGGACAATCTGTTTGTTTGGGGCCGAATTGACCTATGCCGGACAAAATATCCGCAGTTTTAGCTTCGATCAGGACACCCGTAACATCAGCAGACGTTACCGTGATTTCATTTCTATCCTTATCATGTCACTGATCGCCAAACGGTTTGAAAAAAACGAGCCGCCTTATACAGCCATGGAGATATCGGAAGAACACCAAATCCCGATCCGACTGACTAATCAAGTACTTTATCAGTTGCAAGAGATAGACCTGATTCACGAAGTAGTGACCGACCAGAAAAGTGAAGATATTGGCTATCAGCCTTCAATGGATATCAACCAACTGAATGTAGCCATTCTGCTTGACCGCCTGGATACGTATGGCTCCGAAAACTTTAAGATAGACAAGGATGAAGAGTTCAATGACGAGTGGAAAGTACTGACTGAGTCCAGAGAAGAGTACTATAAGAAAGCAAGTAAAGTACTACTGAAAGATCTGTAA
- a CDS encoding ABC transporter ATP-binding protein: MIKVENLSFTYPKSKHMVLHDFSFSLEAGRVYGLLGRNGAGKSTLLYLITGLLTPKKGKIMYHDINVRSRLPMTLQDMFLVPEEFELPSISLKKYIDLNAPFYPNFSKEDMYKYLHCFEMDMDVNLGALSMGQKKKVFMSFALATNTSLLLMDEPTNGLDIPGKSQFRKFMASGMTDNKTIVISTHQIRDIDKMLDSVMIMDESRVLLNESTVHICEKLCFKESDDRSLIDKALFAVPSLHGNSLLLLNEHNEDSDINIELLFNAILAQPQKIANLFHAQEE, encoded by the coding sequence ATGATTAAAGTTGAGAATTTATCTTTTACTTATCCCAAATCAAAGCACATGGTATTACACGACTTTTCTTTTTCTTTAGAGGCAGGTCGGGTTTATGGACTGTTGGGACGTAATGGGGCAGGGAAATCAACCCTCCTTTATTTGATAACTGGATTATTGACTCCGAAAAAAGGGAAAATAATGTACCATGATATAAATGTCCGTTCTCGTCTGCCAATGACATTGCAGGATATGTTCTTGGTTCCGGAAGAATTTGAATTACCTTCTATATCGTTGAAAAAGTATATTGACTTGAATGCTCCTTTTTATCCAAACTTTAGCAAAGAGGATATGTATAAGTATCTTCATTGTTTTGAAATGGATATGGATGTGAATTTAGGGGCACTTTCTATGGGGCAAAAAAAGAAAGTATTTATGAGTTTTGCTTTAGCTACCAATACTTCTCTTTTATTGATGGATGAACCGACAAATGGATTGGATATTCCGGGAAAGAGCCAGTTTCGCAAATTTATGGCATCGGGGATGACAGATAATAAAACAATTGTGATTTCAACTCATCAGATACGTGATATAGACAAAATGCTGGATTCTGTTATGATCATGGATGAAAGCCGGGTATTATTGAATGAATCGACAGTGCATATATGCGAGAAATTGTGCTTTAAGGAAAGTGATGACCGTAGTCTGATTGATAAAGCGCTTTTTGCCGTTCCTTCTTTGCATGGGAATAGTTTGCTTTTACTGAATGAACACAACGAAGATTCAGATATCAACATAGAACTGCTATTTAATGCAATACTGGCACAACCACAAAAGATTGCTAATTTGTTTCACGCTCAAGAAGAATAG
- a CDS encoding clostripain-related cysteine peptidase: MMKKIKILSLLVCLIALFTACHDEEDKTNYGSRTVLVYIAGDNSLSRFASEDLNEMIEGMQSVDDNHNNLLVYMDKGSNPKLIRLRKDKDVVVQDVIATYDAQNSVDVDVMKNVFTTAFSHYPADSYGVVFWSHGDGWLPYNNPSTRWWGQDTGNGDNRMNIPDLNEALSVAPHFDFILFDACYMQSVEVVYQLRNRADYFIGSPTEIPGPGAPYEVVVPALFAVNSPAVSIAENYYSVYAKKYNSTGAGISNENWTGGVSISVIKSSELSALAAATRDVLQTAVSMQQSHNIDISSILCYDPLRENNYHDLMGLMQSIQGNSQAFNHYKEMYKNAVIWKNTTDNNYCTYSSGYGKMVSMDGFEGVSTYILRENNSSQEKYYRQFVEWYSAADWDSVDW; this comes from the coding sequence ATGATGAAAAAGATTAAAATATTATCCCTTTTGGTGTGTTTGATTGCTCTATTTACGGCTTGTCATGATGAAGAGGATAAAACTAATTATGGTTCGCGTACTGTGTTAGTTTATATTGCGGGTGACAACTCTCTTTCTCGTTTTGCCAGTGAAGATTTAAATGAAATGATAGAAGGTATGCAGAGTGTGGATGATAATCACAACAATCTGCTGGTTTATATGGATAAAGGTTCGAATCCCAAGCTGATTCGTTTGAGAAAAGATAAAGACGTAGTAGTGCAAGATGTTATTGCCACTTATGATGCACAGAATTCTGTCGATGTTGATGTTATGAAGAATGTTTTTACAACAGCTTTTTCTCATTATCCGGCGGACAGCTATGGTGTTGTCTTTTGGTCGCATGGTGATGGTTGGCTTCCTTATAATAATCCTTCTACTCGTTGGTGGGGACAGGATACTGGTAATGGAGATAACAGAATGAATATCCCTGATTTAAATGAAGCATTATCTGTAGCTCCTCATTTTGATTTTATATTATTTGATGCTTGTTATATGCAATCTGTTGAGGTCGTTTATCAATTACGTAATCGAGCTGATTATTTTATTGGTTCTCCGACAGAAATACCAGGTCCCGGAGCCCCTTATGAGGTAGTGGTTCCTGCATTGTTTGCTGTGAATAGTCCGGCTGTTAGTATTGCAGAAAATTATTATTCTGTTTATGCTAAAAAATATAATAGTACCGGTGCCGGCATTTCAAATGAAAATTGGACAGGAGGAGTTTCGATTTCTGTTATAAAAAGTAGTGAGTTATCGGCATTAGCTGCTGCTACGAGAGATGTTTTGCAAACAGCGGTCTCTATGCAGCAGTCGCATAATATCGATATTTCTAGTATATTGTGCTATGATCCTTTACGTGAAAATAATTATCATGATTTGATGGGGCTGATGCAGTCAATACAAGGAAACTCACAAGCTTTTAATCATTACAAAGAAATGTATAAGAATGCTGTTATATGGAAAAATACTACAGATAATAATTATTGTACATATTCATCGGGCTATGGTAAGATGGTTTCTATGGATGGATTTGAAGGAGTCTCTACTTATATATTGCGTGAAAATAATTCTAGCCAGGAGAAATATTATCGTCAATTTGTGGAATGGTATTCTGCTGCCGATTGGGATTCTGTTGATTGGTAG
- a CDS encoding riboflavin synthase — protein sequence MFSGIVEEYATLVALVKDQENIHFTFKCSFVNELKIDQSISHNGVCLTVVNLTDDTYTVTAMKETLDRSNLGLLKVGDKVNVERSMMMNGRLDGHIVQGHVDQTATCVEIKDADGSWYFTFKYAFDKEMAKRGYITVDKGSVTVNGVSLTVCNPTDDTFQVAIIPYTYEHTNFHTFEIGSVVNIEFDIIGKYISRMIQYK from the coding sequence ATGTTTTCTGGAATCGTAGAAGAGTATGCTACCTTGGTAGCACTGGTGAAAGACCAGGAGAATATACACTTTACATTTAAGTGTTCGTTTGTAAATGAGCTGAAGATTGATCAGAGTATTTCTCACAATGGAGTATGCCTGACGGTAGTGAACTTGACCGATGATACGTATACGGTAACTGCCATGAAAGAAACGTTGGACCGTTCGAATCTTGGTTTGCTGAAAGTGGGCGATAAGGTGAATGTAGAGCGCAGCATGATGATGAATGGCCGTCTGGACGGACATATCGTACAGGGGCATGTGGACCAGACCGCTACTTGTGTGGAAATAAAGGATGCGGACGGAAGCTGGTATTTTACATTCAAATACGCATTTGATAAGGAAATGGCGAAACGTGGCTATATCACAGTGGATAAGGGGTCAGTCACTGTAAATGGTGTCAGCTTGACGGTATGTAATCCGACGGATGATACTTTCCAGGTAGCTATTATTCCTTATACTTATGAGCATACTAACTTTCATACGTTCGAGATCGGTAGCGTAGTGAACATTGAGTTTGATATCATCGGCAAGTATATCAGCCGGATGATTCAATATAAATAG
- a CDS encoding dipeptide epimerase yields MPNRRDFLKTAAFATLGSGIAVSQVLAGECMPSAIHINKYGIGGKMKMTFFPYELKLRHVFTVATYSRTTTPDVQVEIEYEGVTGYGEASMPPYLGETVESVMNFLKKVNLEQFSDPFQLEDILSYVDSLSPKDTAAKAAVDIALHDLVGKLLGAPWYKIWGLNKEKTPSTTFTIGIDTPDVVRAKTKECAGLFNILKVKLGRDNDKEMIETIRSVTDLPIAVDANQGWKDRQYALDMIHWLKEKGIVMIEQPMPKEQLDDIAWVTQQSPLPVFADESLQRLGDVAALKGAFTGINIKLMKCTGMREAWKMVTLAHALGMRVMVGCMTETSCAISAASQFSPAVDFADLDGNLLISNDRFKGVEVVNGKITLNDLPGIGVMKI; encoded by the coding sequence ATGCCAAATAGAAGAGATTTTCTGAAAACGGCTGCCTTTGCGACTTTAGGTTCCGGAATAGCTGTCAGTCAGGTATTGGCGGGAGAATGTATGCCTTCTGCTATTCATATTAATAAATATGGTATAGGGGGAAAGATGAAAATGACTTTTTTCCCTTATGAGTTAAAGTTGAGGCATGTCTTTACGGTAGCCACTTATTCGCGTACTACTACGCCCGATGTGCAGGTAGAGATCGAATATGAAGGGGTGACCGGGTATGGAGAAGCGTCTATGCCCCCTTATCTCGGAGAAACAGTGGAGTCGGTAATGAACTTCCTTAAAAAAGTAAATCTGGAGCAATTCAGCGATCCTTTTCAATTAGAGGACATTTTGTCATACGTTGACAGTCTGTCGCCTAAAGACACGGCAGCAAAAGCTGCGGTGGATATTGCCCTTCATGACTTGGTGGGAAAGCTGCTGGGAGCGCCTTGGTATAAGATATGGGGATTGAACAAAGAGAAGACGCCTTCTACCACCTTTACGATTGGTATTGATACGCCCGATGTGGTCCGTGCGAAAACAAAAGAATGTGCCGGTCTGTTTAATATATTAAAGGTGAAGCTGGGAAGAGACAATGATAAGGAAATGATAGAGACAATCCGTTCGGTAACGGACCTGCCGATAGCCGTTGATGCCAACCAGGGCTGGAAAGACCGCCAATATGCACTCGATATGATTCATTGGCTGAAAGAGAAAGGGATTGTGATGATAGAGCAGCCTATGCCGAAAGAGCAGTTGGACGACATTGCTTGGGTGACGCAACAAAGTCCTTTGCCTGTATTTGCCGACGAGTCGTTGCAGCGTTTAGGGGATGTAGCCGCTTTGAAAGGTGCATTTACGGGAATCAATATTAAATTGATGAAATGTACCGGAATGCGTGAAGCATGGAAGATGGTCACGCTGGCACATGCTTTGGGAATGCGCGTGATGGTGGGGTGTATGACGGAGACTTCGTGTGCGATATCTGCTGCCTCGCAATTTTCTCCGGCAGTCGATTTTGCCGACCTTGATGGAAACCTGCTTATCTCCAACGACCGCTTCAAAGGAGTGGAAGTAGTGAATGGAAAAATCACATTGAATGACTTACCCGGAATTGGTGTCATGAAAATCTGA
- a CDS encoding GntR family transcriptional regulator, with the protein MNFKESRAIYLQIADRICDDILLGQYEEEGRIPSVREYASIVEVNANTVMRSYEYLQSQEVIYNKRGIGFFVASGAKMLIHSLRKEQFLKEEVGSFFRQLYTLGISIKEIEKMYYEFIQRQNQ; encoded by the coding sequence ATGAATTTTAAAGAAAGCAGAGCAATATATTTACAGATAGCCGACCGTATTTGTGATGACATCTTGTTGGGACAATACGAGGAAGAAGGACGTATCCCTTCTGTCAGGGAATATGCGTCTATTGTAGAAGTGAATGCAAATACAGTAATGCGTTCGTATGAGTATCTTCAGTCTCAGGAGGTGATTTACAATAAAAGAGGGATTGGCTTTTTTGTAGCGTCCGGGGCAAAGATGCTGATTCATTCATTGCGAAAAGAGCAATTCTTAAAAGAAGAAGTCGGTAGCTTTTTCAGGCAACTTTATACACTTGGTATTTCTATCAAAGAAATAGAGAAGATGTATTATGAGTTTATACAAAGACAAAATCAATAA